In the genome of Arachis stenosperma cultivar V10309 chromosome 6, arast.V10309.gnm1.PFL2, whole genome shotgun sequence, the window ttttttagtattttcagTATTTTTTAGTACTCTAATAGGATTAATACTATcattatacaaattaaaaaaaatattccatataaaaaaaataacaataacagtaaaaaaactcatataaaaaaattagaaattttataaaaaataataatatatataaaagagtattagaaaaaaaatattataaaaaaaagacaTAATTGATACATAGAACATCAAGTTCAATCCAACTTAAAAAAGATAAGTGAAAAAgttagaatttttaatttttggtaaACTAGGATTGAAAACAGAAATCACTTTTGCGTTTACGTGATAAAAATATTGCCAAATATGAATATAAAATCTTTGAGAAACTCAAACGGACTTCTCTCTTCTCCAATACAAATCCAAACACTCCGATAATCCGGGTTTGGTAACTAGCTCTTCGTTCAAGAAACCTTATTGCATTGTATGTGATTGAGGTAAGTGTTGTGCGTTGATGTGCCATAATGAGTTCAGCCCACTCTCTaatctcttttaatttttattcctcTGATCTAGATGGTCTATAATAAGTTTTTTGAAGGTTTAGTAAAAAATTCTTTGCGTGATTTAAGTTGTTAAGAACAAATTTCTTTAGAAAAATCCCTTAACTATTCTTTTATGTTACTTTTATgtcattcttttttttatctctctTTTATTTCGTTTGTTGGGATTTTAATGCTTTGAATTTATTAAACTCCCTAATCCCCCGTAACTTCTTATCAATAACAGTTGTTGATTCTCGTGCCAACAAGAGAACTAAGGCGGAAAAGAGTGAAGAAAATTCAAGGATGAAGAAGAGTACAACTAATGATGCCGTAAAGGAACGTGAAGAGAAGAAACGAAGTTCTTCGGGTATGGATGGATTCAAGAATATGCAGTGTTGAGTAACACTGACAAGGTTATTGGCTCATCCAGATGGAGTGTATTTCAAGAAAGGAAAGGCTTTGATGGATTTGGAGAGAGTTCAGCGGAAGCTACGGAACAATTTGTACAACAAAACTGATCAATTTGCTGCTGATATCAGAACGGTGTTTCGCAATGTCATGTCCCAGTATCCCTCGGGGCATGAAGTTCATCGAACCGCCGCAAAGTTAAGCTATCTTTTCGAGACAAAGTGGAAGGGTTTGGAGGGAAGATGGCTAGCTAAAGAAAACAAGTTAGAGAAAGAAGAGTCAAAGCCAAATTCACTGCCTTTGAAATCGAATGCAGGGCAGAAAAGGAAACAATTTTCTGGTTCAGATTTGTCAATTGCTACTGCCGAAGCTAAATTGATactgaaaaagaagaaaaccattgaagctGCACAACAGAACAGAGTTTCCTTGCAAAGGAAGAAACAAAGGGAGATGATGCAAAAAATGGAGAGAACAATTTTCTTTGATGAAGCTTTCAAGTCCTTTCAGGATTTGGAAAACTTGTGTGGCCATTCACCAACACATTATTGCACAAAGGAAAATCCATTGTTGAAGAACCTTACAGGTTTGGTTCTCAGGGAAGAGGATTTTGAAGACAACAACTTTCTTAATGA includes:
- the LOC130934765 gene encoding transcription factor GTE1-like; protein product: MKKSTTNDAVKEREEKKRSSSDGVYFKKGKALMDLERVQRKLRNNLYNKTDQFAADIRTVFRNVMSQYPSGHEVHRTAAKLSYLFETKWKGLEGRWLAKENKLEKEESKPNSLPLKSNAGQKRKQFSGSDLSIATAEAKLILKKKKTIEAAQQNRVSLQRKKQREMMQKMERTIFFDEAFKSFQDLENLCGHSPTHYCTKENPLLKNLTGLVLREEDFEDNNFLNEDLEEGEVF